In Carettochelys insculpta isolate YL-2023 chromosome 11, ASM3395843v1, whole genome shotgun sequence, a genomic segment contains:
- the FEZF2 gene encoding fez family zinc finger protein 2, with product MASSAALETVVPSSCPRHEGRSGAANPAKTLAFSIERIMAKSAEPRPGGLQPEAAKKSPSLCPALPCVLPVPPLAYELHSKALLSYAELWRSSLRSPAGPCKANCGVCCKAAPGPGPGPPPPPAGRVIKPQAISQAAALPAGGSVYYFNCLDSAYPPGDLLRGPLFPAGLLGAPPPAAAPHKLFLLESAADKLAPPRERLPGPLEQALKENAALGAERPGLKSHGGKAGGAAEGKPKNFTCEVCGKVFNAHYNLTRHMPVHTGARPFVCKVCGKGFRQASTLCRHKIIHTQEKPHKCNQCGKAFNRSSTLNTHIRIHAGYKPFVCEFCGKGFHQKGNYKNHKLTHSGEKQYKCTVCSKAFHQIYNLTFHMHTHNDKKPFTCGTCGKGFCRNFDLKKHVRKLHDSAPPAKELPRGLQS from the exons ATGGCGAGCTCGGCGGCCCTGGAGACCGTCGTGCCCTCCTCCTGCCCGCGCCACGAGGGCCGCAGCGGCGCCGCCAACCCCGCCAAGACGCTGGCCTTCTCCATCGAGCGCATCATGGCCAAGAGCGCCGAGCCCCGGCCGGGCGGGCTGCAGCCCGAGGCGGCCAAGAAGAGCCCGAGCCTGTGCCCGGCGCTGCCCTGCGTGCTGCCCGTCCCGCCGCTGGCCTACGAGCTGCACTCCAAGGCGCTGCTGAGCTACGCCGAGCTCTGGCGGAGCAGCCTGCGGAGCCCGGCCGGGCCGTGCAAAGCCAACTGCGGCGTGTGCTGCAAGGCGGcgccgggcccgggcccgggccccccgccgccgcccgccGGCCGGGTGATCAAGCCGCAGGCCATCAGCCAGGCGGCCGCGCTGCCCGCCGGGGGCTCCGTCTACTACTTCAACTGCCTGGACTCGGCCTACCCGCCCGGCGACCTGCTGCGCGGCCCGCTCTTCCCCGCCGGCCTGCTGGGCGCGCCGCCcccggccgccgccccgcacaaACTCTTCCTGCTGGAGAGCGCGGCCGACAAGCTGGCGCCCCCCCGGGAGCGGCTGCCCGGCCCGCTGGAGCAGGCGCTGAAGGAGAACGCGGCGCTGGGCGCGGAGCGGCCCGGCCTGAAGAGCCACGGCGGCAAGGCCGGCGGCGCGGCGGAGGGCAAGCCCAAGAACTTCACCTGCGAAGTGTGCGGCAAG GTCTTCAACGCGCATTACAACCTGACGCGGCACATGCCGGTGCACACGGGGGCCAGGCCGTTCGTCTGCAAGGTCTGCGGCAAGGGCTTCCGCCAGGCCAGCACGCTCTGCCGCCACAAGATCATCCACACGCAG gagAAGCCCCACAAGTGCAACCAGTGCGGCAAAGCCTTCAACCGCAGCTCCACGCTGAACACGCACATCCGCATCCACGCGGGCTACAAGCCCTTCGTGTGCGAGTTCTGCGGCAAGGGCTTCCACCAGAAAG GCAACTACAAGAACCACAAGCTGACGCACAGCGGGGAGAAGCAGTACAAGTGCACCGTGTGCAGCAAGGCCTTCCACCAGATCTACAACCTGACCTTCCACATGCACACGCACAACGACAAGAAGCCCTTCACCTGCGGCACCTGCGGCAAGGGCTTCTGCCGCAACTTTGACTTAAAGAAGCACGTCCGCAAGCTGCACGACAGCGCGCCGCCGGCGAAGGAGCTGCCCCGGGGCTTGCAGAGCTGA